Below is a window of Bacteroidota bacterium DNA.
CGAGCGCAGCAAACCGACCATGCGCCAGGTGGTGCAGTGGGTGGAAGATGGCCACATTACCGGCCGCAAAATCGGTAAGGATTTATACATACTGGATTCCGCTGCGTTTGCACCAGCGCCGGTTGTTGATGTACAACCGCCTGCCAATCAGCCAAAGTTGCGGCGTAACCTGCTGAATTGACATGCCCAGGAAACCACAAGAGCGCTATTTTCAAGGCGTGCTGCTGCCAGACAATCTATATCCGGATGATTCGGGCCGCCCGGGTTACTGGCGGTATCGTCGGCCAGATCGCACGTTTAAGCGATTCATAGAGCCCGACACACACGAAGCCTGCGCCATTGCTGAGGAAAACAACGCAGCGCGCAGCGGTACCGATCGATCAACCACCCTTTACGCGGTCAACCAGTACATAAACTACGCTGAAAAGCTGCGCCCGGGATTGTTAAAAAAGGAAAGCTGGTACAACCGCAAGAATGCCATGCGGGGGTTTGCCAAAGAGTACCCGACGCGAACGGCCATCATGGAGGAAACCGTTTGGCGATGGTGGGATACGCTTACCCACTCACAACAGGGTTTGCGCCGATCCGAGTTTAGGCGGATGTGGGCCTACTGGCTGCGCAAAAACTATTCCCCCACGCAAAAGAACCCATTTGATAAAGACATGCTGCAGGGCAAAGAACGCCCCACCGTGGAGCGTGAGCGGCTTTCTGTAGAGGATTACTGGCGGATCTATCACCATGCACCAAGCATGGGGTACAACGGCTTGCAGGTGGCCATGGGGATTGCGCTTACCACGATGTTGCGCCGTTCTGACATTGTTGCCCTTCAGGCGGTCAACGTGCAGAGCAACCGATTGGAATTGACCGTACACAAAAGCCTCGAGCAGCGCGGCCAGATCCGCGCAGCACGATTGCATTGGACCTTCGACAAGCATCCGGAACTGGCCGACCTGGTGCAGCGTGGGCTGGCGTATGGCGCTAGATCAAATTGCCCCTATGTGGTCAGCCACAAGCCACTGCGGCACAACACGTCGAAAGCAAAAACGCACAGTTGGCAGATACTGCCCAATGCCCTTAGCAAACAGTTCGCTAAGGTGCGGGATGATTTGAAAATAGGCGGGGAGCACCCGCCTACGTTCCATGAGGTACGCTCAACAGGCAGTTACCTGCTGGCAGAGCAAGGCGAGGAAATCACAGACATTATGGAATCCATGGCACATAGCGAAGTGGAAATGACAAAGCTCTATCACGATGGGCACCCGCTACCAAGCGAGCCTGTTTTGTTGA
It encodes the following:
- a CDS encoding tyrosine-type recombinase/integrase, which codes for MPRKPQERYFQGVLLPDNLYPDDSGRPGYWRYRRPDRTFKRFIEPDTHEACAIAEENNAARSGTDRSTTLYAVNQYINYAEKLRPGLLKKESWYNRKNAMRGFAKEYPTRTAIMEETVWRWWDTLTHSQQGLRRSEFRRMWAYWLRKNYSPTQKNPFDKDMLQGKERPTVERERLSVEDYWRIYHHAPSMGYNGLQVAMGIALTTMLRRSDIVALQAVNVQSNRLELTVHKSLEQRGQIRAARLHWTFDKHPELADLVQRGLAYGARSNCPYVVSHKPLRHNTSKAKTHSWQILPNALSKQFAKVRDDLKIGGEHPPTFHEVRSTGSYLLAEQGEEITDIMESMAHSEVEMTKLYHDGHPLPSEPVLLRVKDFGGEF